In Streptomyces sp. NBC_00704, a genomic segment contains:
- a CDS encoding 2Fe-2S iron-sulfur cluster-binding protein: MARFHPLRVAAVDRLTDDSVALTLAVPEELREEFRHAAGQHLAVRRVAAATDTAVGSGTTVSAAGTDGTDRASSTADIDGSDGSDGTDGFDGFEVRRTYSICSPAPDPGGPGPSTLQVGVRLVEGGAFSTYAMKEIAVGDRLDVMTPAGRFTLDPAPGLYAAIVGGSGITPVLSIAATLLAREPSARLCLLRSDRTAASTMFLEEVADLKDRFPERLQLVTVLSREEQQAGLPSGRIDRERLTALLPSLLPVRQVAGWFLCGPLGLVQGAEQALRAMDVPRSRIHEEIFHVDAAPTPARTAAPAHSTVTARLDGRGGSWPVRAGESVLDTVLRNRPDAPYACKGGVCGTCRAFLVSGEVRMDRNFALEPEETDAGYVLACQSHPVTEAVEVDFDR; the protein is encoded by the coding sequence ATGGCGCGTTTCCACCCGCTCCGCGTGGCCGCGGTGGACCGCCTCACGGACGACTCCGTCGCCCTCACCCTCGCGGTCCCCGAGGAACTGCGCGAGGAGTTCCGGCACGCCGCGGGACAGCACCTCGCCGTGCGCCGGGTCGCCGCCGCAACGGACACCGCCGTCGGCTCCGGGACGACCGTGAGCGCGGCCGGCACGGACGGCACGGACAGAGCGAGCAGTACGGCCGACATCGACGGGTCCGACGGGTCCGACGGGACCGACGGGTTCGACGGGTTCGAGGTGCGGCGGACGTACTCGATCTGCTCGCCCGCACCCGATCCGGGCGGCCCGGGGCCCAGCACCCTGCAAGTGGGCGTGCGGCTGGTCGAGGGGGGAGCCTTCTCCACGTACGCGATGAAGGAGATCGCCGTCGGCGACCGGCTCGACGTGATGACTCCCGCGGGCCGCTTCACCCTCGACCCCGCGCCCGGCCTCTACGCGGCGATCGTCGGCGGCAGCGGCATCACTCCGGTGCTGTCGATAGCCGCCACGCTGCTGGCCCGTGAGCCCTCCGCCCGACTCTGCCTCCTGCGCAGCGACCGGACGGCCGCCTCGACGATGTTCCTCGAAGAGGTCGCCGACCTGAAGGACCGCTTCCCCGAGCGCCTCCAGCTGGTCACCGTCCTGTCCCGCGAGGAACAGCAGGCCGGACTTCCCTCCGGGCGGATCGACCGGGAACGGCTGACCGCACTGCTGCCCTCGCTGCTGCCCGTGCGCCAGGTGGCCGGATGGTTCCTGTGCGGACCGCTCGGCCTCGTCCAGGGCGCCGAGCAGGCACTGCGCGCGATGGACGTCCCGCGGTCGCGGATCCACGAGGAGATCTTCCACGTGGACGCCGCACCGACACCGGCGCGGACGGCCGCGCCCGCCCACAGCACGGTGACCGCCCGGCTCGACGGCCGGGGCGGCAGCTGGCCCGTGCGGGCCGGGGAATCGGTCCTGGACACGGTGCTGCGCAACCGCCCCGACGCGCCCTACGCCTGCAAGGGCGGGGTGTGCGGCACCTGCCGGGCGTTCCTGGTCTCCGGCGAGGTGCGCATGGACCGCAACTTCGCGCTGGAGCCGGAGGAGACCGACGCCGGATACGTACTGGCCTGCCAGTCGCACCCGGTGACGGAGGCCGTGGAGGTCGACTTCGACCGCTGA
- the paaD gene encoding 1,2-phenylacetyl-CoA epoxidase subunit PaaD, whose amino-acid sequence MVTPTALEAELLEVAGSVPDPELPVLTLQELGVVRSVRLRHENAVEVELTPTYTGCPAIEAMSLDIERALREHGVREVTVRTVLTPAWSTDDISAEGRRKLREFGIAPPRTVRAPGPVPLALGPTRSGHSAADAHATAAAVPEPVRCPLCGSADTELLSRFSSTACKALRRCLACREPFDHFKEL is encoded by the coding sequence ATGGTGACGCCGACCGCTCTGGAGGCGGAACTCCTCGAGGTCGCCGGCTCGGTGCCCGACCCCGAACTGCCCGTGCTCACCCTCCAGGAACTCGGCGTGGTGCGCTCGGTGCGCCTGCGCCACGAGAACGCCGTCGAGGTGGAGCTGACCCCCACCTACACCGGCTGCCCCGCGATCGAGGCGATGTCCCTGGACATCGAGCGGGCGTTGCGCGAGCACGGGGTGCGCGAGGTGACGGTGCGCACCGTGCTGACACCCGCCTGGTCGACCGACGACATCTCCGCCGAAGGCCGGCGCAAGCTGCGGGAGTTCGGCATAGCGCCACCGCGCACGGTGCGCGCCCCGGGACCGGTGCCACTGGCCCTCGGCCCGACCCGGTCCGGCCACAGCGCCGCCGACGCCCACGCCACGGCGGCCGCCGTGCCGGAACCGGTCCGCTGCCCGCTGTGCGGCTCCGCCGACACCGAACTGCTGAGCCGCTTCTCCTCCACCGCCTGCAAGGCGTTGCGCCGCTGCCTGGCCTGCCGTGAACCCTTCGACCACTTCAAGGAGCTGTGA
- the paaC gene encoding 1,2-phenylacetyl-CoA epoxidase subunit PaaC, protein MTHEAPAPTAARTATVALALGDDALVLSHRLGEWMGHAPVLEEEVALGNIALDLLGQARILLSMAGDEDELAYLREERAFRNVQLVEQPNGDFAHTIARQLYFSTYQHLLYDRLAAGRSPFAGLAAKAVKEVAYHRDHAEQWALRLGDGTEDSHQRMQRACTALWRFTGELFRPLDGLDLDPADLEPAWLESVGGILERAGLTPPEGPRTGAWTAGAGREGLHTESFGRMLAEMQHLHRSHPGATW, encoded by the coding sequence GTGACGCACGAGGCGCCCGCTCCCACCGCGGCCCGCACGGCCACCGTCGCCCTCGCCCTGGGCGACGACGCCCTGGTGCTCTCCCACCGTCTGGGGGAGTGGATGGGTCACGCGCCCGTGCTGGAGGAGGAGGTCGCGCTCGGCAACATCGCACTCGACCTGCTCGGCCAGGCCCGGATCCTGCTGTCGATGGCCGGCGACGAGGACGAGTTGGCCTACCTGCGCGAGGAACGGGCTTTCAGGAACGTCCAGTTGGTCGAGCAGCCCAACGGCGACTTCGCCCACACCATCGCCCGCCAGCTGTACTTCTCCACCTACCAGCACCTGCTGTACGACCGGCTCGCGGCCGGGCGGAGTCCGTTCGCGGGGCTGGCCGCCAAGGCCGTCAAGGAGGTCGCCTACCACCGCGACCACGCCGAGCAGTGGGCGCTGCGGCTCGGCGACGGCACCGAGGACAGCCATCAGCGCATGCAGCGCGCCTGCACGGCCCTGTGGCGGTTCACCGGCGAACTGTTCCGCCCCCTCGACGGCCTCGACCTCGACCCGGCCGACCTGGAACCGGCCTGGCTGGAGTCGGTGGGCGGCATCCTGGAGCGCGCCGGCCTGACGCCGCCCGAGGGACCTCGCACCGGGGCCTGGACAGCCGGAGCGGGCCGCGAGGGCCTGCACACCGAGTCGTTCGGCCGGATGCTCGCCGAGATGCAGCACCTGCACCGCAGCCACCCGGGGGCGACATGGTGA
- the paaB gene encoding 1,2-phenylacetyl-CoA epoxidase subunit PaaB: MTDTEWPLWEVFVRSRRGLSHTHAGSLHAPDAEFALRNARDLYTRRGEGVSLWVVPSSAITASSPDEKDPFFEPAADKPYRHPTFYEIPEGVKHL, translated from the coding sequence ATGACCGACACCGAATGGCCCCTGTGGGAGGTCTTCGTGCGCTCCCGGCGCGGCCTCTCCCACACCCACGCCGGCAGCCTGCACGCGCCGGACGCCGAGTTCGCGCTGCGCAACGCCCGCGACCTGTACACCCGCCGCGGCGAGGGCGTCTCCCTCTGGGTCGTGCCGTCCTCGGCGATCACGGCCTCCTCGCCGGACGAGAAGGACCCGTTCTTCGAGCCGGCCGCCGACAAGCCCTACCGTCACCCGACGTTCTACGAGATCCCGGAGGGGGTGAAGCACCTGTGA
- the paaA gene encoding 1,2-phenylacetyl-CoA epoxidase subunit PaaA — MATAAAHQTARTRGHTGQADGIGGDEAYQHAFDATVAADERIEPRDWMPDAYRATLVRQIAQHAHSEIIGMQPEANWITRAPSLRRKAILMAKVQDEAGHGLYLYSAAETLGASRDDLLDKLHTGRQKYSSIFNYPTLTWADVGAIGWLVDGAAITNQVPLCRCSYGPYARAMVRVCKEESFHQRQGYELLLALSRGTPEQHAMAQDAVDRWWWPSLMMFGPPDDESAHSAQSMAWKIKRHSNDELRRRFVDICVPQAESLGLTLPDPDLRWNEESGHYDFGPIDWTEFKEVLKGNGPCNEQRITQRRNAHDEGAWVREAAAAYAAKHSPRTEVEQA; from the coding sequence ATGGCGACAGCAGCCGCGCACCAGACGGCCCGTACACGCGGGCACACCGGCCAGGCGGACGGCATCGGGGGCGACGAGGCGTACCAGCACGCCTTCGACGCCACCGTGGCCGCCGACGAGCGCATCGAGCCGCGCGACTGGATGCCCGACGCCTACCGCGCGACGCTGGTGCGCCAGATCGCCCAGCACGCCCACTCCGAGATCATCGGCATGCAGCCGGAGGCCAACTGGATCACGCGCGCGCCCTCGCTGCGCCGCAAGGCCATCCTCATGGCCAAGGTCCAGGACGAGGCGGGCCACGGGCTCTACCTGTACAGCGCGGCCGAGACCCTCGGCGCCAGTCGGGACGACCTGCTCGACAAACTGCACACCGGCCGCCAGAAGTATTCGTCGATCTTCAATTACCCGACCCTCACCTGGGCGGACGTCGGCGCGATCGGCTGGCTGGTGGACGGCGCCGCGATCACCAACCAGGTCCCCCTGTGCCGCTGCTCCTACGGCCCGTACGCGCGCGCCATGGTCCGCGTCTGCAAGGAGGAGTCGTTCCACCAGCGCCAGGGCTACGAACTCCTGCTGGCCCTCAGCCGCGGCACCCCCGAGCAGCACGCGATGGCCCAGGACGCGGTGGACCGCTGGTGGTGGCCGTCGCTCATGATGTTCGGCCCGCCCGACGACGAGTCCGCGCACTCCGCGCAGTCGATGGCCTGGAAGATCAAACGCCACTCCAACGACGAACTGCGCCGGCGCTTCGTCGACATCTGCGTCCCGCAGGCGGAGTCCCTCGGCCTGACGCTGCCCGACCCGGATCTGCGGTGGAACGAGGAGAGCGGCCACTACGACTTCGGCCCGATCGACTGGACCGAGTTCAAGGAAGTCCTCAAGGGCAACGGGCCGTGCAACGAGCAGCGCATCACGCAGCGCAGAAACGCACACGACGAGGGCGCGTGGGTACGCGAGGCAGCCGCGGCCTACGCGGCCAAGCACAGCCCCAGGACGGAAGTGGAGCAGGCATGA
- a CDS encoding DUF5819 family protein — MREPRAGVAALSPRYQVCAALAIAVVAVAVCLHVGMVFLHVAPSNTVTKAHGKAIDDWIYPEFEQNWKLFAPNPLQQNIAVQVRAQVRTADGGSRTTGWYDLSAQDGRAIDANLVPSHTQQNELRRAWDFFTATHDNDNRSVGVRGALAETYLRRIVVLRLERGGLTAGGGVVERVQVRSRTINVTPPKWSTEKVSTSPVYRELSWWSVPDRAIDGGTR; from the coding sequence GTGCGTGAGCCGCGGGCGGGGGTGGCGGCCCTCTCCCCCCGCTACCAGGTGTGCGCCGCGCTCGCGATCGCCGTCGTCGCGGTCGCCGTCTGCCTTCATGTCGGCATGGTGTTCCTGCACGTCGCGCCGTCGAACACGGTCACCAAGGCGCACGGCAAGGCGATCGACGACTGGATCTACCCGGAGTTCGAGCAGAACTGGAAACTGTTCGCGCCGAACCCGTTGCAGCAGAACATCGCCGTCCAGGTCCGCGCGCAGGTGCGCACCGCGGACGGCGGATCGCGGACCACCGGCTGGTACGACCTGTCCGCGCAGGACGGTCGCGCCATCGACGCCAACCTGGTGCCGAGCCACACCCAGCAGAACGAGTTGCGCCGCGCGTGGGACTTCTTCACCGCGACGCACGACAACGACAACCGCTCGGTAGGCGTCCGGGGCGCTCTCGCCGAGACGTATCTGCGCCGCATCGTGGTGCTGCGTCTGGAGCGCGGCGGCCTGACCGCGGGCGGCGGTGTCGTCGAGCGGGTCCAGGTCCGCTCCCGGACCATCAACGTGACCCCGCCGAAATGGAGCACCGAGAAGGTGTCGACGAGCCCGGTGTACCGCGAACTGTCCTGGTGGTCGGTGCCGGACCGCGCGATCGACGGAGGCACGCGGTGA
- a CDS encoding HTTM domain-containing protein: MNRVSLSVSAGIARVTGSALGPYQSAVVRIGFSLTWLLFLLREFPHRAELYGPDGPWNWELARQLIDSNGAFTVLMWSDGRAWFELVYALALLSGALLLLGWRTRAMSVLFMVGVLSLQNRSVFVGDGGDNVLHLMSVYLVFMRCGRVWSLDARRARREQEAHARGERFSDRVGPALWAVSGCVLVVATVTDRFHSEWTIPALLWAAWCVQGLWWAVGRLRRSAEPRILFDVIGNVLHNGALVVIMVEACLIYATAGWYKIQGSRWQDGTAVYYPLHLDYFSPWPMLADLLSASGTMVMIATYGTVIVQVAFPFTLFNRRVKNVLLAVMMTEHAVIAVVLGLPFFSLAMIATDAVFLPTPFLHRLGGWAARARELTFSGDGRSRDGTSGSGDGRGGQGDDGGGDGGGAGQAPADGDDAAPARVGFTA, encoded by the coding sequence GTGAACCGGGTCTCCTTGTCGGTGTCCGCCGGCATCGCCCGTGTCACGGGGTCGGCGCTCGGGCCGTACCAGAGCGCCGTGGTCCGCATCGGCTTCAGCCTGACCTGGCTGCTGTTCCTGTTGCGTGAGTTCCCCCACCGTGCGGAGCTGTACGGTCCCGACGGCCCGTGGAACTGGGAGCTGGCCCGGCAGCTGATCGACTCCAACGGGGCGTTCACGGTCCTGATGTGGTCCGACGGGCGGGCCTGGTTCGAGCTGGTGTACGCGCTCGCGCTGCTCTCCGGCGCGCTGCTGCTGCTGGGGTGGCGCACCCGCGCGATGTCGGTGCTGTTCATGGTGGGCGTGCTGTCGCTGCAGAACCGCAGCGTCTTCGTCGGCGACGGCGGCGACAACGTCCTGCACCTGATGTCGGTCTACCTGGTGTTCATGCGCTGCGGCCGGGTGTGGTCGCTGGACGCGCGGCGGGCCCGGCGCGAACAGGAGGCCCACGCGCGGGGGGAGCGTTTCTCCGACCGGGTCGGCCCGGCGCTGTGGGCCGTGTCGGGGTGTGTCCTGGTCGTCGCGACCGTGACGGACCGTTTCCACAGCGAGTGGACGATTCCCGCGCTCCTGTGGGCGGCCTGGTGCGTGCAGGGGCTCTGGTGGGCCGTCGGGCGGCTGAGGAGGTCGGCGGAGCCGCGGATCCTGTTCGACGTGATCGGCAACGTGCTGCACAACGGAGCACTGGTCGTGATCATGGTCGAGGCCTGTCTGATCTACGCGACGGCCGGCTGGTACAAGATCCAGGGTTCGCGCTGGCAGGACGGCACCGCCGTCTACTACCCGCTGCACCTGGACTACTTCTCGCCGTGGCCGATGCTCGCCGACCTGCTGTCCGCCAGCGGCACGATGGTCATGATCGCCACCTACGGGACCGTCATCGTGCAGGTGGCCTTCCCGTTCACCCTCTTCAACCGGCGGGTGAAGAACGTTCTGCTGGCGGTGATGATGACCGAGCACGCGGTGATCGCCGTCGTGCTGGGGCTGCCGTTCTTCTCGCTCGCGATGATCGCGACCGACGCCGTCTTCCTGCCCACTCCGTTCCTGCACCGGCTGGGCGGCTGGGCGGCACGCGCGCGTGAGCTGACGTTCTCCGGGGACGGCCGCAGCCGCGACGGCACAAGCGGCAGCGGCGACGGCCGTGGTGGTCAGGGCGACGACGGCGGGGGCGACGGGGGCGGGGCCGGGCAGGCGCCGGCGGACGGGGATGACGCGGCACCCGCGCGCGTAGGGTTCACGGCATGA
- a CDS encoding TrmH family RNA methyltransferase has protein sequence MTDPVTGGDPLGRWHRLAGGAVLLDGFHALKHALRFGAEVPVAVAVDRPAALALAGELAPDVRATLDALLTEVTEATYASLVPRPHPTGVAALAVRPTRAANLERLRRMPRTAPVVVLDHPRNLGNAGAVIRLAAGFGAAGVLTTGTLDPWHPTVLRGGAGLHFATAVERTGVDELPAGPVFALDPEGDDIRGVKLPDDALLAFGSERSGLSAELRARADHLLALPMRPQVSSYNLATSVAMTLYHWSAQGGGRPAARPVP, from the coding sequence ATGACCGACCCTGTGACCGGCGGCGATCCGCTCGGCCGGTGGCACCGTCTCGCCGGCGGCGCGGTGCTGCTCGACGGCTTTCACGCGCTCAAGCACGCCCTGCGTTTCGGGGCCGAGGTGCCGGTGGCGGTCGCCGTCGACCGGCCCGCGGCCCTGGCCCTCGCCGGGGAACTGGCCCCCGACGTGCGCGCGACGCTGGACGCTCTGCTGACGGAGGTCACGGAGGCGACGTACGCCTCCCTGGTGCCGCGCCCGCATCCCACCGGGGTCGCCGCGCTGGCCGTGCGGCCCACGCGTGCGGCCAACCTGGAGCGGCTGCGGCGCATGCCCCGGACCGCTCCCGTCGTCGTCCTCGACCACCCGCGCAACCTGGGCAACGCGGGTGCGGTGATCCGGCTGGCCGCCGGTTTCGGGGCGGCCGGCGTGCTCACCACCGGGACGCTCGACCCCTGGCACCCGACCGTGCTGCGGGGCGGGGCGGGACTGCACTTCGCGACCGCCGTGGAGCGGACGGGCGTCGACGAGCTGCCCGCCGGCCCGGTGTTCGCCCTCGACCCGGAGGGCGACGACATCCGGGGCGTGAAGCTCCCCGACGACGCCCTCCTCGCGTTCGGCTCCGAGCGCAGCGGGCTCTCCGCCGAGCTGCGCGCGCGGGCCGACCATCTGCTCGCCCTGCCGATGCGCCCCCAGGTCTCCAGTTACAACCTCGCGACCAGCGTGGCCATGACGCTGTACCACTGGAGCGCCCAGGGGGGCGGGCGGCCCGCAGCCCGGCCCGTTCCCTAG
- the paaN gene encoding phenylacetic acid degradation protein PaaN — MAAAELTAHALIAQHRPTLDQALEAIRTRAYWSPHPEHPKAYGENGSLDAAAGKAAFDAVLNTRLDLGQPGTDGWVGGEVSPYGVELGVTYPHADVDELLPAMKAGQRAWRDAGAEVRAVVCLEILKRISDRTHEFAHAVMHTSGQAFMMAFQAGGPHAQDRGLEAVAYAYAEQARTPNAAEWSKPQGKRDPLTLTKSFTPVPRGIALLIGCNTFPTWNGYPGLFASLATGNAVLVKPHPRAVLPLALTVGVAREVLAAAGFDPNMVALAAERPGEGIAKTLATRPEIRIVDYTGSTAFGDWLEANARQAQVYTEKAGVNTVIVHSTADYKGMLANLAFSLSLYSGQMCTTPQNLLIPREGIRTDDGPKSFDEVVADLARSVDGLLGDDARANALLGAIVNPDVKARLEAAAGLGEVALASREVSNPDFPDAVVRTPVIVKLDGAKPDDEAAYMSECFGPVSFAVAVDSAADAVALLRRTVREKGAMTVGAYTTDGEMEEAIQEACLEEAAQLSLNLTGGVYVNQTAAFSDFHGSGGNPAANAALTDGAFVANRFRVVEVRSQG, encoded by the coding sequence ATGGCCGCCGCCGAACTGACCGCGCACGCTCTGATCGCCCAGCACCGGCCCACCCTCGACCAGGCCCTGGAAGCGATCCGTACCCGCGCGTACTGGTCCCCGCACCCGGAACACCCCAAGGCATACGGGGAGAACGGCAGTCTGGACGCCGCGGCCGGCAAGGCCGCCTTCGACGCCGTCCTGAACACCCGCCTCGACCTCGGCCAGCCCGGCACCGACGGCTGGGTGGGCGGTGAGGTGTCGCCGTACGGCGTCGAACTGGGCGTGACGTACCCGCACGCGGACGTGGACGAACTGCTGCCCGCCATGAAGGCCGGACAGCGCGCCTGGCGCGACGCCGGCGCCGAGGTCCGCGCGGTGGTCTGCCTGGAGATCCTCAAGCGGATCAGCGACCGCACGCACGAGTTCGCGCACGCGGTCATGCACACCTCCGGCCAGGCCTTCATGATGGCGTTCCAGGCCGGCGGCCCGCACGCGCAGGACCGCGGCCTGGAAGCGGTGGCCTACGCGTACGCGGAGCAGGCCCGCACCCCCAACGCCGCGGAGTGGAGCAAGCCCCAGGGCAAGCGCGACCCGCTCACGCTGACCAAGAGCTTCACCCCGGTCCCGCGCGGCATCGCCCTGCTCATCGGCTGCAACACCTTCCCCACATGGAACGGCTACCCGGGCCTGTTCGCCTCCCTGGCGACCGGCAACGCGGTCCTGGTCAAGCCCCACCCGCGCGCGGTGCTGCCGCTCGCGCTCACCGTGGGCGTCGCCCGCGAGGTCCTCGCCGCGGCCGGCTTCGACCCGAACATGGTGGCGCTCGCCGCCGAACGTCCCGGCGAGGGCATCGCCAAGACGCTCGCCACCCGGCCCGAGATCAGGATCGTCGACTACACCGGATCGACCGCCTTCGGCGACTGGCTGGAGGCCAACGCCCGCCAGGCGCAGGTCTACACCGAGAAGGCCGGCGTCAACACGGTGATCGTGCACTCCACCGCGGACTACAAGGGCATGCTCGCCAACCTGGCGTTCTCGCTGTCCCTGTACAGCGGCCAGATGTGCACCACCCCGCAGAACCTGCTGATCCCCCGCGAGGGCATCCGCACCGACGACGGCCCGAAGAGCTTCGACGAGGTCGTCGCCGACCTGGCCCGCTCGGTCGACGGACTCCTCGGCGACGACGCCCGCGCCAACGCCCTCCTCGGCGCGATCGTCAACCCGGACGTCAAGGCGCGCCTGGAGGCGGCCGCGGGCCTCGGCGAGGTCGCCCTCGCCTCCCGCGAGGTGAGCAACCCGGACTTCCCGGACGCGGTCGTGCGCACCCCGGTGATCGTCAAGCTGGACGGGGCGAAGCCGGACGACGAGGCCGCCTACATGAGCGAGTGCTTCGGCCCGGTCTCCTTCGCCGTCGCCGTCGACTCGGCGGCCGACGCCGTCGCCCTGCTGCGGCGCACGGTGCGCGAGAAGGGCGCGATGACGGTCGGCGCGTACACCACCGACGGCGAGATGGAGGAAGCGATCCAGGAGGCCTGCCTGGAGGAGGCGGCCCAGCTCTCCCTCAACCTCACGGGAGGCGTGTACGTCAACCAGACGGCCGCCTTTTCCGACTTCCACGGCTCGGGCGGCAACCCGGCGGCCAACGCGGCCCTCACCGACGGCGCGTTCGTCGCCAACCGCTTCCGGGTGGTCGAGGTCCGCAGCCAGGGCTGA
- a CDS encoding 3-hydroxyacyl-CoA dehydrogenase, which yields MTALDLSSPVAVVGAGTMGQGIAQVALVAGHPVRLYDAVPGRAREAAAAIGARLDRLVEKDRFAAGDRDEARARLHAAEDLADLADCSLVVEAVVERLDVKQELFRQLEDVVGEDCLLATNTSSLSVTAVGGALRNPGRFVGLHFFNPAPLLPLVEVVSGYATDVTSATRAYETARSWGKTPVACADTPGFIVNRIARPFYAEAFAVYEAQGADPATIDAVLRESGGFRMGAFELTDLIGQDVNESVTHSVWQSFFQDARFTPSLAQRRLVESGRLGRKSGQGWYDYREGAERAEPHTAEKAQPPAYVVAEGDLGPASELLALIREAGIQVREEEEDHGTRLVLPSGGQLALADGQTSVEFRDVVYFDLALDYRKATRIALSASQDTAGQTMSEAIGLFQALGKDVSVIGDVPGMIVARTVARIVDLAHDAVAKGVATEEDIDTAMRLGVNYPLGPFEWSRRLGRMWAYSLLDDLHDRDPGGRYAPSLALYRHSYATEKREGAS from the coding sequence ATGACAGCACTCGACCTCAGCAGCCCCGTGGCCGTCGTCGGCGCCGGCACCATGGGCCAGGGCATCGCCCAGGTCGCGTTGGTCGCGGGCCACCCGGTGCGGCTGTACGACGCCGTCCCGGGCCGGGCCCGTGAAGCGGCCGCCGCGATCGGCGCCCGCCTCGACCGGCTCGTCGAGAAGGACCGCTTCGCGGCCGGTGACCGCGACGAGGCACGCGCGCGTCTGCACGCCGCCGAGGACCTCGCCGACCTCGCCGACTGCTCCCTGGTCGTCGAGGCCGTCGTCGAACGGCTGGACGTCAAGCAGGAGCTGTTCCGGCAGCTGGAGGACGTGGTCGGCGAGGACTGTCTGCTCGCCACCAACACCTCGTCCCTGTCGGTGACCGCCGTCGGCGGAGCCCTGCGCAACCCCGGCCGCTTCGTGGGCCTGCACTTCTTCAACCCGGCGCCGCTGCTGCCGCTGGTCGAGGTCGTCTCCGGGTACGCCACCGACGTCACCTCGGCCACGCGCGCGTACGAGACCGCCCGCTCCTGGGGCAAGACGCCGGTCGCCTGCGCCGACACCCCCGGCTTCATCGTGAACCGCATCGCCCGGCCCTTCTACGCCGAGGCGTTCGCCGTATACGAGGCGCAGGGCGCCGACCCGGCCACCATCGACGCCGTGCTGCGCGAGTCGGGCGGCTTCCGGATGGGCGCGTTCGAGCTGACCGACCTGATCGGGCAGGACGTCAACGAGTCGGTGACGCACTCCGTGTGGCAGTCCTTCTTCCAGGACGCGCGCTTCACGCCCTCCCTCGCCCAGCGCCGCCTCGTCGAGTCGGGCCGGCTCGGCCGCAAGAGCGGCCAGGGCTGGTACGACTACCGCGAGGGGGCCGAGCGGGCCGAACCGCACACCGCGGAGAAGGCGCAGCCGCCCGCCTACGTCGTCGCCGAGGGCGACCTGGGCCCCGCCTCGGAGCTGCTCGCGCTGATCCGGGAGGCGGGCATCCAGGTCCGCGAGGAGGAAGAGGACCACGGCACCCGCCTGGTCCTGCCCAGCGGCGGTCAGCTGGCCCTCGCCGACGGCCAGACCTCCGTGGAGTTCCGGGACGTCGTCTACTTCGATCTGGCCCTGGACTACCGCAAGGCCACCCGCATCGCCCTGTCCGCCTCGCAGGACACCGCCGGGCAGACCATGTCCGAGGCGATCGGCCTCTTCCAGGCGCTCGGCAAGGACGTCAGCGTCATCGGCGACGTCCCCGGCATGATCGTCGCCCGCACGGTCGCCCGCATCGTCGACCTCGCGCACGACGCCGTCGCCAAGGGCGTCGCCACCGAGGAGGACATCGACACCGCGATGCGCCTGGGCGTGAACTACCCCCTCGGCCCCTTCGAGTGGAGCCGCAGGCTGGGCCGCATGTGGGCCTACTCGCTCCTGGACGACCTCCACGACCGCGACCCCGGCGGCCGCTACGCGCCGTCCCTCGCGCTCTACCGGCACTCCTACGCCACCGAGAAGCGGGAGGGCGCGTCGTGA
- a CDS encoding TetR/AcrR family transcriptional regulator, with product MTTTKRDTYTPETLLSVAVQVFNERGYDGTSMEHLSRAAGISKSSIYHHVAGKEELLRRAVSRALDGLFGILGEEHARVGQASHRLEYVVRRMVEVLIGELPYVTLLLRVRGNTDTERWALERRRDFDHRVAELLRAAAADGDVRGDMEVRLATRLVFGMINSIVEWYRPGGRGMVESEVADAVVRLVFEGLRTAPADPDTAA from the coding sequence GTGACCACCACCAAGCGCGACACCTACACCCCGGAGACCCTGCTCTCCGTCGCCGTCCAGGTCTTCAACGAGCGCGGCTACGACGGCACGTCCATGGAGCACCTCTCCCGGGCGGCCGGCATCTCCAAGTCGTCGATCTACCACCATGTCGCGGGCAAGGAGGAACTGCTGCGGCGGGCCGTCAGCCGCGCACTGGACGGGCTGTTCGGGATCCTCGGCGAGGAGCACGCGCGCGTGGGGCAGGCGTCGCACCGCCTGGAGTACGTCGTGCGGCGCATGGTCGAGGTGCTGATCGGCGAACTGCCGTACGTGACGCTGCTGCTGCGTGTGCGCGGCAACACCGACACCGAGCGCTGGGCCCTGGAACGGCGCCGGGACTTCGACCACCGGGTCGCCGAGCTGCTGCGCGCGGCCGCCGCCGACGGGGACGTCCGCGGCGACATGGAGGTGCGGCTCGCCACCCGCCTGGTCTTCGGGATGATCAACTCGATCGTCGAGTGGTACCGGCCCGGCGGCCGGGGGATGGTCGAGAGCGAAGTGGCGGACGCCGTGGTGCGGCTGGTCTTCGAGGGCCTGCGGACGGCCCCGGCCGACCCGGACACCGCCGCGTAG